Genomic DNA from Desulfuromonas versatilis:
GTATGTACTGGCGGGCAAAGCCCATCGCCTCGGGCGAGGCGCAATAACGTCCCGCCTCCCGGGCCACCCCCGGGCTGCCGGTGAGCTCCTCGATTTTCTGGTAGAAGCGGTTGGTCTGCTCCTGGGTGAACCAGCAGCCCTGGTCAGCTACCTGGTGCGGGGTGACACCTGCATAGCGCAGCACCTCTTCCCGGTCGACCTCGGGGTAGTGGCGCTTGAGAAAGCGCAGGTAGGTGTCGAATATGCGGCTGTTGTACAGCGGGGTGTCGCGGTCGATCCTGGCTGCCATGGATACTCTCGATTTCGGGTGTATCGCCTGTTGCCCGGCAGCGCCGGCCGGGTTCGGTGACGGCACCCGGCCATTTCACCGGGGCAATCGATTTCCCCTTTGGATCATGCCGGGGCGAAGACCTGGTAGGTTCCCCTGCCGGCTTTTTTGGCCTGGTACATGGCCATGTCGGAATGGCGCAGCAGGTCCTCGGGGGATTCCCCGTGCAGCGGAAAAACCGCGATACCCACGCTGGCACTCAGGGAAAACTCCTGCCCCTTCAGGACGAACGGCTTTTCCAGTGATTCGATGATCTTTTCGGCCACCAGGCTTGCATTGGGCGGTTCGTGCATCCGCGAAAGGATGATGGTGAACTCGTCCCCGCCCATCCGGGCCACGGTATCGCTGGCGCGCACCAGTTCGTTGAGGCGACGGGCGGTTTCCTTGAGAACCAGGTCGCCGATTTCGTGACCCTGCGTGTCGTTGATCTGCTTGAAGCGATCCAGATCCAGAAACAGCAGGGCGAAATGGTGCCTGTAGCGCTTGGCCTGCAGGAATGCCTGGCCAAGGCGATCGAAGAACAGCACCCGGTTGGGCAGACCGGTCAGGGGGTCGAAATGGGCCATCTGTTCCAAGCGTGCCTGGGCCTGCTTGCGGTCGGTGATGTCGCGGAAGATGGTCAGCACCGCACGGTGCCCCTGGAACTGAAACGGAAGGCCGGAGATCTCCACTTCCACCTTGCTGCCGTCGGCCCTGGCCAGTTTCCCCTCCACCCAGGGGACGCTGTCCTTGGCCCGGGAGAGCTGGCGGAAATGTTCCTGCAGGGCGCTTTGCCCATCCTTGGTCACGAAGTCGATCAGGCACCTGCCGAGCAGCTCCCGGGCATTGGAACAGCCGAGCAGAAAGGTCCCCGCCGGGTTGACGAATTCGAGGCGGTCGTCGACGCTTACGGCGATGCCGTCGGGGGTCAGCTCCACCAGCTTGCGGTAGCGTTCTTCGCTTTCGCGGATGGTGCCCAGCATCTGCTCGCGCTCCCGCAGCAGGTGGGTGCGCTCCAGGACCTGGTCGATGACCAGGGGGAGCAGCTCCAGGTAACTGAGCTCCACGTCTTTGACCAGATAGTCGGTGGCCCCCTCCTTCATCGCTTCGACGGCGACTCCCTCGTTGCCGTTGCCGGTCACCATAATGGTCGGGATAGGGTTCTGGTCCGCTCGCAGCCGGCGGATCACCTCCAGGCCGCTGATCCCGGGCATATGGTAATCCACCAGGACAATGTCGAAGCCCTCCCGGGCCAGCATCGCCAGGCCATCTTCGCCGCTGGTGGCGACATCGACCTGGTAGCCTCGACGTTCCAGCCGTTTTTTCAGCAACCTGGCCAGGCCAGGCTCGTCTTCCATGTAGAGAATGCGGGTTGCCATTGTTCCAGTCATAGGGAAATCTACGCTCCAAATGCCACGATCAAGGAAAAACTGGTGCCCTGCCCGAAGTGCCCGGGTGAATCAAGCGGGTCCGCTTTTCGGCGGCAGATTAATCACCGATAGAAAAAGGCCGAGACTGCGGATTGCTTCGCAGAACCTGGCGTAATCCACGGGTTTGGTGACAAAAATGTTGCAGCCGAGTTCGTAACAGCGGGCGACCTCCTGCGGATTGTCCGTGGTGGTGAGGATGACGACCGGGATGGTGCGGGTGCGCTCGGTGGCTTTGATCCGCTGCAGCACCTGGAATCCGTCGAGGTCGGGCAGGTTCAGATCGAGCAGCACCAGCAAAGGCCGGGTCCAGGGTTGCCCGACCTCGCCCTGCTGCCCGAAGAGAGCATCGACAGCCTTCTGGCCGCTATCCAGGTGCCGGATGGAGTTGGAAACTCCGGCGCGGCGCAGGTTTTTTTCGATCAGCCGCGCATGGCCGGGATCGTCCTCGACCAGCAGGATAGTGGCCGGCGTGGTTTCCTTCATGGTGGTATCCCCGGAAAAATTGTTTCAGAGTGGGTTTTTTACCCGCATTGCGCGGGCCATCCGCCCTTGCAGCCAAATACCCGGGAGGTCCGGCCGATTGGCGAAATTCGCGGGGGGGGGCCACGCAGGGATGTCATTGAATGCCAAGAGTCGGATACTGCAGGGGAGATTGATGCAAGAAGTGTACTGAGTTTGCACCTGAATCCTTTGCTGGGAAACAATCCAGGAGGGGCGCCATGGGGGTGTGCGGAAAAATTGCCGGCTTTCGCAGGGTCAACCCGGAAAGCTGCCAGCATTTTTTACCAGCATTGCCAAAACGGCGTAGCGAGCCAGTTTTCCCGACCCGGCCAACAGGACGAAGCGCAGGGGGGCGACCCGCAGGATCCCTCCGGCCAGGCACAGCGGATCGCCGATCACCGGCAACCAGCTCAGCAGCAGCGACCAGCTGCCGAAGCGGGCGTAGAGGCGCTCGGCGCGTTGCCGGGAGCTGGCATCGATGCGCAGTACCCGCTCGATGAGAAAGGTTCCGCCCCACAGTCCCACCGCGTAGGTGGTCAGCGCCCCGAGGGTGTTGCCGGCGGTGGCCAGCGAGACCGCGAGCAGCGCATCGCCGCCGTTGAGCAGCAGGGTGGCGAGCAGCCATTCCGAACCGAGGGGAATCAGGGTCGCGGCAAGAAAGCTCAGCAGAAACAGGGCGAGATGGCCGTGTTGGGCGATGAATTCATCCATGGCGGGGGAACTCGAAGGAATTGGGCGGATCCGTGTGGCCTGAAATCGCTCAGAGCCCCATCTTGGCGGCCAGCCTGGTTTCGTACTCCTCGAAGGCGGCGCTGCGGCCCCGCTTCTCCATCAGCAGGTTGAAGCGCAGGGCTTTTTCGGTGAGCTGTTTCTTCAGCTCCGTCCGTTCCTCGACATTCTGGCAGCAATCGACGAGATTACGCAGGGTGACCAATTCGCGGCTGATGGCCACTTCTTCGGGGACCATCCCGGCGTTTTTCAGCACCTTGTAGGCCATGCGCAACTCCGCGGGGACCTCGCCGCACTCGTCCCGGGCGATCGGCTGGCCCTTGAGGGCCAGGTTGTCGAAGTCGCCGCGCTGCATGGCCTCGAGAATCCTGCGCTCAGCGATCAGGGCAAAGACATCCATCCACATCTCCCGGCCCGGAGGAAGGCTTGAGCTGGGGCGGTGACGGACCGGCCCCGTTTGCTGAGGAAACTATAGCAGAAACCGCTGTCGGCCCGCCAGCCCCCAGCGGTTGGCGGCAAAAGGGCTTGAACCCTTGCCATCCCGGGTGTAGACTGCGTGGTTCGAGGGAGAATCCCGCAACCCCCTGCATCCCGGACTGATTTCGATGACCAAGGCCGAATTTTTCGAAAAGACCAAAACCCTGCTGGAGATGATCAAGTTCTCCCACACCATCTTCGCCTTCCCCTTTGCGCTGATGGGGGTGGTGCTGGCCTCGCTCGCCAGCGGGGCGCCGCCCAGCTTCGGGCAGGTCTTCTGGATCTGCGTGGCGATGGTCGGGGCCCGCTCGGGGGCCATGGGCCTGAACCGCATCATCGACGCGCGCATCGACGCGCGCAACCCCCGTACCGCCGAGCGTCACATCCCGGCGGGCAAGGTCTCGCGGCTCGAGGCCTGGCTGTTCGTGCTCGGCTCCTTCGCGCTGCTGCTCTTCGCCGCCTGGATGCTCAACCCCCTCTGCTTCTACCTGGCCCCGGTGGCGCTGTTTTTCCTGGCGCTCTATTCCTTCTGCAAGCGCTTCACGGCCCTGGCCCACGTGGTGCTGGGCATCTGCCTGGCCGCCGCTCCCATCGGCGCCTGGATCGCCCTGCGCGGCGACGTCAGCTGGCAGATCATCGCCCTGGGGTTGGCGGTGCTGTTCTGGGTGGCCGGCTTCGATATCTTCTACGCGCTGCAGGATTTGGAGTTCGACCGCGAAATGGGGCTGCATTCCATCCCCGCCAAGCTCGGCGTGGAACGCTCGATCCTGCTGGTGCGCGCTTTTCATGGTATGATGCTGTTTCTGCTGCTGCTGCTTTTGATCGGCACCGGCCTGGGCTGGATCTATTTCTGCGGGGTGCTGGTGGTGGCCGGCCTGCTTGCCTACGAGCACCTGCTGGTCAAGCCCGACGACCTCTCCAAGCTCGACGCGGCCTTTTTCAACATGAACGGCTACATCAGCGTGACCATCTTCGCCTTTACGCTGGTCGATGCGTTGCTCTAGGCCTTAAGGTGAAAGACTGATTCACCACGAAGAGCACGAAGAGCACGAAGAGCACGAAGAAAAGCTGCTTGCAGGATCTCAAGGATTTTAAAACTTCGTGGTCTTCGTGTCCTTCGTGGTAAATGAAAGTATCGCTTTTTTTCCTGTACTCGGCGCCCTCGGGCAAGCAAAGCGAACAGGCGATAGGCTGCTTTTCGATTTTAAGGTTTTGACCAATCACGAGTCACCAGTCACGGCCCTTATGAAACAAATCGTCGTCGCCATAACCGGAGCCTCCGGGTCGATCTACGGCCTGCGCCTGGTCGAGGAGCTGCTCAAGTCCCAGTGCCGGGTGGCGCTGCTGCTGACCCGCTCGGGGCTCGAGGTGCTGCGCTACGAGACGGGGCTGGAGTGGGAAGGGTCCACCTCGGCGCGCAAGCAGCTGATGCGCGACTATTTCGGCGGCAGCCACAGGCTCGATCACTACGACGCCGATGACCTGTTCGCGCCGGTGGCCAGCGGCTCATCGGCTCCCGACGCCATGGTCGTCGTCCCCTGCTCCATGGGCACCGCCGGGCGCATCGCCGCCGGCATCGGCAGCAACCTGGTGGAGCGAGCGGCCGACGTGGCGCTCAAAGAGCGCCGCGAGCTGATCCTGGTGCCCCGCGAATCCCCCTTCAACCCGATTCATCTCGAGAACCTGCTGAAACTCTCCCGGGCCGGCGCCCATATTCTGCCGGCTATGCCGGGTTTCTACCATCGGCCGAAAACCATCGACGACCTGGTCGACTTCGTGGTCGGCAAGATCCTCGACAGCCTGCAGATCAAGCACTCCCTGTTCCAGCGTTGGGGCGAGGGGTAGGCAAAAACATTCCCATTCCGAAATGCCATGATCAAACTGTTTGAAAACATTCGCGCCAAGATCGAAAATGGCGCCCGTATCTCCGATGGCGAGGCCCTGGAGCTGTTCGAATCCAACGACCTGCTGGCCATCGGCGAACTGGCGGCCCGGGCCAATCGCAAGAAAAACGGCGAGCGGGTCTACTTCAACGTCAACCGGCACATCAACTACACCAACATCTGTGTCAACCGCTGCACCTTCTGCGCCTTTTCCAAGACCGCCGAGGACGAGGGGTGCTACACCCTGGCGCTCAACGACATCCTGGCCAAGGCCGCCGAGGCGGCGGCCGCCGGCGCCACCGAGATCCACATGGTGGGCGGACTGCACCCCGATCTGCCCTTCGACTTCTACCTGGAGATGATCGCCGCCATCCGCGCCGACAGCCCGCAGCTGCACATCAAGGCCTTCACCGCGGTGGAGATCGACTACTTCGCCCGGCTCACCGGGCAGAGCATCGAGCAGGTCATCGCCGAGCTCAAGGAGGCCGGTCTTGGCTCCATGCCCGGCGGCGGTGCGGAGATCTTCGCCGAGGAGGTGCGCGAGCAGATCTGCCCCGAGAAGATCTCCGGCGAGCGCTGGCTCGAGGTCACCGAGAAGGTGCACCGCGCCGGGCTGCGCACCAACGCCACCATGCTCTTCGGGCACCTGGAGAGCCACAAGGACCGCATCGACCATCTCGGCCGGCTGCGCCGGCTGCAGGATCGCACCGGGGGCTTCCAGACCTTCATCCCGCTGGCCTTTCAGCCCGACAATACCCGGGTCCCCGGCGCCCGGGGGGTGGGTGGGGTCGACGCCCTCAAGACCCTGGCGATCAGCCGCATCTACCTCGACAACTTCCGCCACGTCAAGGCCTACTGGGTGATGCTCGGGCTGAAGATCGCCCAGGTGGCCCTGGCCTTCGGCGTCAACGACCTCGACGGCACGGTGGTCGAGGAGAAGATCGGCCACGACGCCGGCGCCGATTCGCCCCAGGCGCTGGCCAAGGAGCAGATCGTCGAGCTGATCCGCAAATCGGGGCGGGTGCCGGTGGAGCGCGACACGCTGTACCGGGAACTGCGGGTTTATTGAGAAAACCTTTTTCACCACGAAGGACACGAAGGGCACGAAGAAGGGCAGATTTCTTCGGTTTTCTTCGTGTTCTTCGTGAGCTTCGTGGTTGATTGATGCTTGAACAGATTAAGAAGAAACTTGCCAAGGGCAATGCCATCAACCGGGAGCAGGCCCTTTACCTGCTGACCCGGGCCGACCTGCTCGAGGTGGGGAAGCTGGCCGACGGCCTTCGCCGGGCCAAGCACCCCCACAACCGGGTGACCTTCGTCGTCGACCGCAACGTCAACTACACCAACGTCTGCCAGTCCGAGTGCCGCTTCTGCGCCTTCTACCGCAGAGCCGACGCCGCCGACGCCTACCTGCTCGATTACCAGGCGATTTTCGCCAAGATCCAGGAGCTGGTCGATCACGGCGGCACCCAGCTGCTGATGCAGGGGGGGCTGCACCCCGAGCTGAAGATCGACTGGTTCGAGGAGCTGTTCCGGCAGCTCAAGCAGCGCTTTCCCGGCGTGCGGGTCCACTCCCTCTCGCCCGCCGAGGTGATCCACATTGCCAAGCTCTCAGGGCTCTCCATGGAAGAGTGCCTGGGGCGGCTGCAGAGCGCCGGGCTCGACTCGGTCCCCGGCGGCGGGGCCGAGGTGCTGGTGGACGAAGTGCGCCAGGAGATCTCGCCCAACAAGATCGGCTGGCGCGACTGGGCCGCGGTCATGGAGGCCGCCCACGGCCTGGGGATGCGCACCACCGCCACCATGATGTTCGGCTCGAAGGAAAAGCCGGCGGACATCGTCGAGCACCTGTTTCGCATCCGCGAGATCCAGGCCCGCACCGGCGGCTTCACCGCCTTCATCCCCTGGACCTTTCAGCCGGCCAACACCGAACTGGGCGGCGAAACCGCCAGCGGCGTCGAGTACCTGAAGGTGCTGGCCCTCTCGCGCATCGTGCTCGACAACGTCGAGAACATCCAGGCGAGCTGGGTCACCCAAGGGGCGCGCATGGCCCAGGTGGCGCTGTTTTTCGGCGCCAACGACCTGGGCGGCACCATGCTCGAGGAGAACGTGGTCGCCGCCGCCGGGGTCTCCTTCCGGCTGTCGCAGGAAGAGATCGTCGAGATGGCCCGCGAGGCCGGGTTCATCCCCGCCAAGCGCAGCACCACCTATGATATAATTACCACTTATTAGGCTCTTTTTCCGGCTGGAGGCGGGTATGGCTCGGTTTCGCTTGGCTGGTCTGGCATTGCTGGTACTGCTCTCGCTGTCAGCGCCCGCGGCGGCCCAGGTGAGCGTCTCCTTCGGCTGGGAACGGCCGGTCCAGTTCAAGGTGGTCGACGCCGAAACCGGCGAGGCGGTGGCCCGGCCGCTGCTGGTGGTGGCGACCAGCAAGGAGTATCCGGGAGCCCCGGCGCCGGTGAAGTCCTACGACGTGTACCGCGGCAACGCGGTCGGCGTGGTCGACTACAAGGCCTCGGAGAAGGTGCCTGGAGTCGAGTTGCGGGTGGTCGCCTCGGGATACTCCTTTCTGACCAAGCAGGTGCACTGGAAGGACCTTCCGCAGCGCAAGCGTGACAGCGACGGTCTGGATCTGGGTCCTCCCCCGGTGGTGACCATCGAACTGAAAAACCTCGAGCGCAGCGGCGAATGGGCGCGCAATTTCAAGCTCAACATCGGCCCCGCCCTCGAGGAGTTCCTGGAGATCGGCCCGCCGGCCATGTCCCGCGACGGCAAAAAGCTCATTGGCGATTTTCTCGACAAGGAGCGCGGCAAGCTGCTTGGGTTCTGAGGGGGATTCCCTCTGAAGATCACAGCTGATTTTTTCTCTGTGCTTTACCGTGGTGAGGCTTTGTCTTTAAACCCGGGAAAAGCCTTTAGCCACGGATCAAATCTGATCAAGTCTGATAATTCAGCACCTAAAGAGCTCAGATCCAAATCCAGCAACCCCTGAAGAAAGTCCAGACCCTTGATTTATCGGAATCTATCAGATTTTATCCGTGGCTGATTGAGATCTTTATATTTTATTCATTCATCGAGCGGAGGCTCCATGATCCCCCTGCGCAAGAACATCGCCCTGATGGCCGGCTATGTCCCGGGCTTTCAGCCCAAGGACGAAAAGGCCTGGATCAAGCTCAACACCAACGAAAATCCCTACCCGCCGTCGCCGAAGGTGATCGAGGCGATTCTGGCCGAGGTGGGCGAGGGGCTGCGCAAGTATCCCGACCCGGCCAGCCAGGCCGGCCGCGAGGAGGCGGCGCGGCTCTACGGCTTCGATCCCGAGTGGCTGATCATGGCCAACGGCTCGGACGAGCTGCTCAACAACCTGATCCGCGCCTTCGCCGGGGAAGGCGAAGAGATCGCCTACGTGCACCCGTCCTACTCCTACTATTCGACGTTGGCCGAAATCCAGGGGGCCAGGGTGCACACCTTCCGGCTGACCCAGGACTGGCGGCTGGCCGATTTTCCCGAGTGTTACCAAGGCAAGCTGTTCTTCCTCACCAACCCCAACGCGCCCCTCGGTTTCACCTACCCCCTGGACTTTATCGAGGAGCTGGCCGGGCGGGTCGAGGGGATGCTGGTGGTGGACGAGGCCTATGCTGATTTTGCCGATGAGAACGCCCTGGAACTGGTGCGCAAATACCAAAACGTCATCGTCACCCGCACCTTCTCCAAGAGCTATTCGCTGGCCGGCATGCGCCTGGGGCTGGCGGTGGCGCGCCCCGAGGTGATCGCCGCGCTGGACAAGATCCGCGACCACTACAACCTCGACCGGCTGGCCCAGGCCGCGGCGGTGGCCGCCCTGCGCGACCAGGACTATTTCCGCGAGTGCGTGCGCAAGATCCGCGAAACCCGTGAATGGTTCAGCGGCGAGCTGCGGGTGCTCGACTACGGGGTGATCCCTTCGAGCGGCAACTACGTCTTCGCCTCGCCCCCCGACCGCGACGGCAAGCGGGTCTACGACGCTCTCTACCAGCGGCGCATCCTGGTGCGCTACTTCTCCGACCCGACCCTCGCCCACGGCCTGCGCATCACCATCGGCACCCGCGAGGAGATGGAGAAGCTGGTGGCGGCGCTGGCGGAAATCGGTTGAGCTGAAAATACGTAACCACCCACTCACTTCGTTCGCTGAAGGACACGAAGTCCACGAAGTATTTTCCTGGTGGTTCTTCGTGTCCTTCGCGTTGTTCGTGGTGAAATAATTCGCTTATATGTCCTCGCCTGTTTACCCGAAGCCCGCCGAGGTCTCCCGCCGCCTGCTGGCCTGGTACGGCCGCCACGGCCGCGACCTGCCCTGGCGCGGCACCCGCGATCCCTACCGCATCTGGCTCTCGGAGGTCATGCTGCAGCAGACCGGGGTGACCACGGTCATCCCCTACTACGAGAGATTCCTGGGGCGCTTCCCCACGGTGTCCGATCTGGCCGCGGCGCCTCTGGAGGAACTCATCGAGCTGTGGGCCGGGCTGGGTTACTATTCGCGGGCCCGCAACCTGCACGCGGCGGCCCGCCGGGTGGTCGAGGTCTTCGACGGATCATTTCCGGCCGAACTGGAGGCGCTGATCAGCCTGCCGGGGGTGGGGCGTTCGACCGCCGGGGCGATCCGCTCCATCGCCTTTGACCTCAAGGGGCCGATCCTCGACGGCAACGTGCGCCGGGTGCTCTGCCGGCTGTATGCCCTCGAGCAGGACCCGCGCGC
This window encodes:
- a CDS encoding GGDEF domain-containing response regulator translates to MATRILYMEDEPGLARLLKKRLERRGYQVDVATSGEDGLAMLAREGFDIVLVDYHMPGISGLEVIRRLRADQNPIPTIMVTGNGNEGVAVEAMKEGATDYLVKDVELSYLELLPLVIDQVLERTHLLREREQMLGTIRESEERYRKLVELTPDGIAVSVDDRLEFVNPAGTFLLGCSNARELLGRCLIDFVTKDGQSALQEHFRQLSRAKDSVPWVEGKLARADGSKVEVEISGLPFQFQGHRAVLTIFRDITDRKQAQARLEQMAHFDPLTGLPNRVLFFDRLGQAFLQAKRYRHHFALLFLDLDRFKQINDTQGHEIGDLVLKETARRLNELVRASDTVARMGGDEFTIILSRMHEPPNASLVAEKIIESLEKPFVLKGQEFSLSASVGIAVFPLHGESPEDLLRHSDMAMYQAKKAGRGTYQVFAPA
- a CDS encoding response regulator, giving the protein MKETTPATILLVEDDPGHARLIEKNLRRAGVSNSIRHLDSGQKAVDALFGQQGEVGQPWTRPLLVLLDLNLPDLDGFQVLQRIKATERTRTIPVVILTTTDNPQEVARCYELGCNIFVTKPVDYARFCEAIRSLGLFLSVINLPPKSGPA
- a CDS encoding YqaA family protein, coding for MDEFIAQHGHLALFLLSFLAATLIPLGSEWLLATLLLNGGDALLAVSLATAGNTLGALTTYAVGLWGGTFLIERVLRIDASSRQRAERLYARFGSWSLLLSWLPVIGDPLCLAGGILRVAPLRFVLLAGSGKLARYAVLAMLVKNAGSFPG
- a CDS encoding DnaJ family domain-containing protein — its product is MDVFALIAERRILEAMQRGDFDNLALKGQPIARDECGEVPAELRMAYKVLKNAGMVPEEVAISRELVTLRNLVDCCQNVEERTELKKQLTEKALRFNLLMEKRGRSAAFEEYETRLAAKMGL
- a CDS encoding UbiA-like polyprenyltransferase, whose translation is MTKAEFFEKTKTLLEMIKFSHTIFAFPFALMGVVLASLASGAPPSFGQVFWICVAMVGARSGAMGLNRIIDARIDARNPRTAERHIPAGKVSRLEAWLFVLGSFALLLFAAWMLNPLCFYLAPVALFFLALYSFCKRFTALAHVVLGICLAAAPIGAWIALRGDVSWQIIALGLAVLFWVAGFDIFYALQDLEFDREMGLHSIPAKLGVERSILLVRAFHGMMLFLLLLLLIGTGLGWIYFCGVLVVAGLLAYEHLLVKPDDLSKLDAAFFNMNGYISVTIFAFTLVDALL
- a CDS encoding UbiX family flavin prenyltransferase; its protein translation is MKQIVVAITGASGSIYGLRLVEELLKSQCRVALLLTRSGLEVLRYETGLEWEGSTSARKQLMRDYFGGSHRLDHYDADDLFAPVASGSSAPDAMVVVPCSMGTAGRIAAGIGSNLVERAADVALKERRELILVPRESPFNPIHLENLLKLSRAGAHILPAMPGFYHRPKTIDDLVDFVVGKILDSLQIKHSLFQRWGEG
- the mqnE gene encoding aminofutalosine synthase MqnE — protein: MIKLFENIRAKIENGARISDGEALELFESNDLLAIGELAARANRKKNGERVYFNVNRHINYTNICVNRCTFCAFSKTAEDEGCYTLALNDILAKAAEAAAAGATEIHMVGGLHPDLPFDFYLEMIAAIRADSPQLHIKAFTAVEIDYFARLTGQSIEQVIAELKEAGLGSMPGGGAEIFAEEVREQICPEKISGERWLEVTEKVHRAGLRTNATMLFGHLESHKDRIDHLGRLRRLQDRTGGFQTFIPLAFQPDNTRVPGARGVGGVDALKTLAISRIYLDNFRHVKAYWVMLGLKIAQVALAFGVNDLDGTVVEEKIGHDAGADSPQALAKEQIVELIRKSGRVPVERDTLYRELRVY
- the mqnC gene encoding cyclic dehypoxanthinyl futalosine synthase, coding for MLEQIKKKLAKGNAINREQALYLLTRADLLEVGKLADGLRRAKHPHNRVTFVVDRNVNYTNVCQSECRFCAFYRRADAADAYLLDYQAIFAKIQELVDHGGTQLLMQGGLHPELKIDWFEELFRQLKQRFPGVRVHSLSPAEVIHIAKLSGLSMEECLGRLQSAGLDSVPGGGAEVLVDEVRQEISPNKIGWRDWAAVMEAAHGLGMRTTATMMFGSKEKPADIVEHLFRIREIQARTGGFTAFIPWTFQPANTELGGETASGVEYLKVLALSRIVLDNVENIQASWVTQGARMAQVALFFGANDLGGTMLEENVVAAAGVSFRLSQEEIVEMAREAGFIPAKRSTTYDIITTY
- the hisC gene encoding histidinol-phosphate transaminase; the encoded protein is MIPLRKNIALMAGYVPGFQPKDEKAWIKLNTNENPYPPSPKVIEAILAEVGEGLRKYPDPASQAGREEAARLYGFDPEWLIMANGSDELLNNLIRAFAGEGEEIAYVHPSYSYYSTLAEIQGARVHTFRLTQDWRLADFPECYQGKLFFLTNPNAPLGFTYPLDFIEELAGRVEGMLVVDEAYADFADENALELVRKYQNVIVTRTFSKSYSLAGMRLGLAVARPEVIAALDKIRDHYNLDRLAQAAAVAALRDQDYFRECVRKIRETREWFSGELRVLDYGVIPSSGNYVFASPPDRDGKRVYDALYQRRILVRYFSDPTLAHGLRITIGTREEMEKLVAALAEIG